In Aquimarina sp. TRL1, a single window of DNA contains:
- the murF gene encoding UDP-N-acetylmuramoyl-tripeptide--D-alanyl-D-alanine ligase — protein sequence MTIPELHQLFLQSSGVSTDTRKIKDTCIFFALKGANFNGNIYADEALKKGASYAIVDEKEYAVSPRCIYVGNALQTLQELATFHRQQLAIPIIALTGSNGKTTTKELINTVLSSTYRTTATVGNLNNHIGVPLTLLSMSSDTEIGIVEMGANHLKEIDFLCSIALPDYGYITNIGKAHLEGFGGLAGVLKGKTELYRHLADRDKTVFLNTEDATLVQQAINMNTYTFGNHTKNDVMVHLKDASPMVTVTYDGLTINSHLIGAYNFTNIAAAITIGKYFKISPESIQKSIESYIPDNNRSQIIKKGTTTIILDAYNANPTSMSAAIKNFNQLSFSKKTAFLGDMFELGTEAPQEHQRITDQLIASDIDQIYLVGTHFYATDNMDDRVKKFSSFEALQNDWNSQMIKEGVLIKGSRGMKLERILDLI from the coding sequence ATGACAATTCCTGAATTACACCAATTATTTCTACAAAGTTCGGGGGTATCTACAGATACCAGAAAGATTAAAGACACCTGTATTTTCTTTGCGCTCAAAGGAGCGAATTTTAATGGCAATATATATGCTGATGAAGCTTTGAAAAAAGGAGCTTCTTATGCTATTGTCGATGAAAAAGAATACGCTGTTTCCCCACGATGTATTTATGTTGGAAATGCATTACAGACTTTACAGGAGTTAGCTACATTCCATAGACAACAACTAGCTATCCCAATTATTGCCCTGACAGGAAGCAATGGCAAAACAACAACTAAGGAATTAATTAATACGGTACTGTCATCCACGTATCGCACAACTGCTACTGTTGGTAATCTAAATAACCATATCGGAGTACCTCTGACCTTGCTATCCATGTCTTCGGACACAGAGATAGGGATTGTAGAAATGGGTGCAAACCACCTAAAGGAAATTGATTTTCTATGCTCGATAGCACTTCCTGACTATGGATATATCACCAATATAGGAAAGGCTCACCTCGAAGGTTTTGGGGGATTAGCAGGTGTTTTAAAAGGAAAGACCGAGCTTTATCGCCACCTTGCCGACAGAGATAAAACCGTGTTTTTAAATACCGAAGATGCTACGCTTGTTCAGCAAGCCATCAATATGAATACATACACCTTTGGTAATCACACAAAAAATGATGTCATGGTTCATCTCAAGGATGCCTCCCCTATGGTAACTGTCACATATGATGGATTGACTATAAATAGTCATCTTATAGGCGCGTATAACTTTACTAATATTGCTGCTGCTATTACTATTGGAAAGTATTTTAAAATTTCTCCAGAAAGCATTCAAAAATCGATCGAATCCTATATTCCTGACAATAATCGGTCGCAAATTATAAAAAAAGGGACCACTACTATTATTCTTGATGCATATAATGCCAACCCAACCAGTATGAGCGCAGCTATCAAGAATTTTAACCAACTTTCATTTTCTAAAAAAACAGCCTTTCTCGGAGATATGTTCGAACTGGGCACTGAGGCTCCTCAGGAGCATCAAAGAATTACGGATCAACTCATTGCATCTGATATTGATCAAATATATCTGGTCGGAACACATTTCTATGCAACTGATAATATGGATGATCGAGTGAAAAAATTCTCTTCTTTTGAAGCTTTACAAAATGATTGGAATTCTCAAATGATTAAGGAAGGGGTTTTAATCAAAGGATCGAGAGGAATGAAACTGGAACGAATTCTAGATCTTATTTAG
- a CDS encoding alpha-ketoglutarate-dependent dioxygenase AlkB, with protein sequence MDLFNESSRDVNILPYDGIVLYHGVVLGQQKEIALFDTLLKTVPWKSDEVMLFGKRIITKRKVAWYGDQDYRYTYSNMEKRAIPWSKELLVIKTLVEHETKERFNSCLLNLYHDGGEGMGWHSDDEKELGEVNTIASVSLGAARKFSFKHKKTKDTTSLMLERGSLLEMKGSTQRHWLHALPKTKKILNPRINLTFRTIISERSRTK encoded by the coding sequence ATGGACTTGTTTAATGAATCTTCCAGAGATGTTAATATTTTGCCGTACGATGGAATCGTATTGTATCATGGAGTGGTATTGGGACAACAAAAAGAAATAGCACTTTTCGATACCTTGCTTAAAACGGTTCCCTGGAAATCAGATGAAGTTATGTTATTTGGGAAACGAATTATTACCAAAAGAAAAGTTGCCTGGTATGGGGATCAGGATTATCGGTATACCTATTCTAATATGGAGAAGCGGGCTATTCCATGGTCTAAGGAGTTGTTAGTGATTAAAACCCTGGTTGAACATGAGACGAAAGAGCGCTTTAATTCATGTTTGCTGAATCTGTACCATGATGGGGGAGAAGGTATGGGCTGGCATAGTGATGATGAGAAAGAATTGGGAGAGGTCAATACAATTGCTTCTGTAAGTTTGGGAGCTGCGAGAAAGTTTTCTTTTAAACATAAAAAAACAAAAGATACTACTTCTTTGATGTTGGAAAGAGGAAGCTTACTGGAAATGAAAGGAAGTACACAACGACATTGGTTACATGCGTTGCCTAAAACTAAAAAAATCCTAAATCCCAGAATCAACCTGACATTCAGGACCATTATATCGGAAAGATCAAGAACTAAATAA